GGAACATGACGTTCACTCAGGCTTTTCTAACCACTGCCGACTACCCGGGACTAACTTTTTCTTGTTgctcttcttttctttgaccaCAATATAGGCCAACCTTTTATATGAACTGAGATCGCGACGTACATGCTTTCTCCAAAACCATGTTCTCTTGTTTACTTGGATGAAACACTATTTCAACAATCCGTTGTGGATTTTCTGTTCGAGCACCCGAATATTTTTGAGAAGAATATTTTATATCAAAATGGTATGACGGTGTACTCGGTAAAGATACTTGTCAACAAATCGCTGTTTTCCGAGCTGAAGCTGAATAGTCCCATGTCTCCATCAATCTGTTCCCCCTTTGCCCATGCCGGACGCCccatttttggcgccgttgccaggCGACCGAATTATAGCCTAATCACACCAAAAACCGCTCCCTTCCAAACCCTACCATCAGCCAATCTTATATACCCGACCGAGCCCGACCCCCTCTCTTTCGTACTCTCTCGTTGCCATTCCCGATTCCCGAACGCGCAGCGGCGCAGGCAGCTGTGTTCACGTGTCCCTCCAGTCCAGCCCCGTAGTGCCACAACCTGTTGCTACAAGAAGCCGCCACAACCACCGCTCCGAACGGCTCACCGGCCGAGCGGGCGGCGGCGATCCCATGGGAGGAGTGACGGCCTAACTTTTCTCGGATTCTAGCTCGAGTGAGTCTGCacacgctgctgctgctgatttCTTGAGAGGCGAGACCCTGAAGGGATGGCACTGGAGGCCGTGGTGCTTTCCCAGCAGCAGTCCCAGCAAGGCAGTCGCTTTGGGTGCGGTGCCATGGCAGCAGGAGGGCCTTGGAGTGGCCTGTTGTTTAGTGGAATGGAGGGGGTGGTGGAGATGGGTGGCACTGGCGGCGGCTGGGACGTGGCCGCGTGCTCACCGCCGCAGCTCCTGCGTGAGCTGGGTGACAACCGGGCTGCCCGCGCGGTGCCTGTGGCGTCCGGGAGGTGTGCGAGTGGCGGCACCGGTCAGGATGCCCCGGCACTGGCTGTGACTGCTACAGCGGCGTCCGGGAGAAGGAAGCGGCGAAGGACGAGGCCGGTGAAGAACGAGGAGGAAGTGGAGAGCCAGCGGATGATCCACATTGCCGTGGAGCGCAACCGCCGCAAGCAGATGAACGAGTACCTCGCCTCGCTCCGCTGCCTCATGCCGCCCGCCTACACGCAACGGGTAACCGACGAGCTTCGATTTCGATCCCATGCACGCCTTCCTAGTCCTAGCAATAAATCAATCTAGCACGACGATGCGCCAAACTGAGCGCGCGTTTCGGTGTCCCGTGTGTGCAGGGCGATCAGGCGTCCATCGTCGGCGGCGCGATCAACTTCGTCAAGGAGCTGGAGCAGCTGCTCCAGTCGCTGGAGGCGCAGAGGCGTTCCCGGCGGCGCCCTGCCGACGGTCCCGACGACGCAGGGCCGTTCGCGGACTTCTTCACCTTTCCGCAGTACTCGATGTGCGCTGTCGTCGCGGCCCCAGAGAACACCGACCACCGTGAGGGCGCCGGCTTAGAGGAGGGGTCGTCCGGGTCGAAGCCGTCGGCCGTGGCCGACGTGGAGGCGACCATGGTGGAGAGCCACGCGAACCTTCGGGTGCTGTCCCGGCGCCGGCCGATGCAGCTGCTGCGCCTGGTGCTGGGACTCCAGGGCCACCGCCTCTCCGTGCTCCACCTCAACATGAGCAGCGCCGGCCACATGGTGCTCTACTCGTTTAGCCTCAAGGTACGCCATCCACAACCTTCTTGCTACATTTCCTCGTAAACAACTACAGGCGGGCAGGTACCCGATAGTAGATATACTACATGGCTCTCAGTCCAACGAGTATAGTGCTCGTACCTGGTTCGCAATACCACGCTTGGGCCGCGTTTAGATGCCCGCTGAATTGGCACCGCCCGATTCCATGCAGTACTAcagcgcactgtagcatttcgtttgtatttggtaataattgtccaattattgactaattaggctcaaaatgttcgtctcgcaaattatGGGGGTGTTTAGATCCCTTCCAATTTGGaaaatggacactgtagcactttcgtttgtatttgacaaaaattgttcaattatggactatttaggcttaaaagattcgtctcgtcaattacgggcaaactgtgcaattagttgttctttttacctatatttattgctccatgcatgtgccgcaagattcgatgtgacggggaatcttggaaaattttggattttgggtgggatctaaacacccCCTATAACAaaattgtgcaattaatttttaatttcgtcaacatttagtactccccgcaaatttaatgtgacggagaatctttttttttgcatagtgctAAAGTTTGGATTTGAGTGTAACTAAACATGCCTTGGATGGAGTCGGGAGGCAAAGTTGGTGCCTAGGTTTCCGTGCCATTTTTTTTGGATCTTGCATTGTCTCCAACAGCTGCTCCAAATTCCCCCGTCTGTTTATCATTATGGTTTATATCATGGAGCAGATCAAGGTTGCAATTCTTTGACTTTCTGCTGATGGATATCATCATATGGTGAATACAGGTGGAGGGTGATTGCCAGCTTACCTCTGTGGATGAGATTGCAGCTGCGGCTCATCAGATCGTCGAGAAGATCAATGAAGAACAAGGCTGCAGCTTAGAATAGGATCAAGCCCGTGCTTTCTTGCATGCAACTTTTCTTTAGCTCTTGTAGCAAGTGAAGTGATTCCCTTTGTGCAAACGAATAATGTATTAATCAGCTTAGCTGGTCTTTGGAACAGTAGTATGCATAACCCCTGTCTTTGTCCATAGAG
Above is a genomic segment from Miscanthus floridulus cultivar M001 chromosome 3, ASM1932011v1, whole genome shotgun sequence containing:
- the LOC136546400 gene encoding transcription factor bHLH94-like encodes the protein MALEAVVLSQQQSQQGSRFGCGAMAAGGPWSGLLFSGMEGVVEMGGTGGGWDVAACSPPQLLRELGDNRAARAVPVASGRCASGGTGQDAPALAVTATAASGRRKRRRTRPVKNEEEVESQRMIHIAVERNRRKQMNEYLASLRCLMPPAYTQRGDQASIVGGAINFVKELEQLLQSLEAQRRSRRRPADGPDDAGPFADFFTFPQYSMCAVVAAPENTDHREGAGLEEGSSGSKPSAVADVEATMVESHANLRVLSRRRPMQLLRLVLGLQGHRLSVLHLNMSSAGHMVLYSFSLKVEGDCQLTSVDEIAAAAHQIVEKINEEQGCSLE